Sequence from the Cenarchaeum symbiont of Oopsacas minuta genome:
CAATCTTTTATGAAATAAAATCCTTCTAGATGTATTTTCTCAAGATTTGATGGATAAAGGTCGTCACCCCACTCTGATGTCACCCCTTTATTTTTCATCATCTCCAAAATTTTTGCATATGTGTATTGTGGAATGGTTTTTGGTACGTTTGGTACATTAAATTCAGCTCTAAGCGATTCTTTGGATTTTAATGCTGCATCTCTTGCAATGTGTATCATCTCTCCAACCCTATCCATAATATCATTATAATCAACAAACGCTTCCTCTATGTCTATCGATATTGCTTCGGAGAGATGTTTGTTTGTTCTAGATGATTCAGCTCTAAATATTGGAGATATTTCAAAAACTTTTTCAAAGCTCATTGTCAATTGTTCTTTGTACATTTGTGGACTCTGTGCAAGATATGCTTCTTTATCATAATAGAATATTGAAAAAAGCGATGATCCCCCTTCCGTTGCACTAGCTATGATTTTAGGGGTATGGACTTCTACAAAATCTTGTTTTGAAAAATATGATCTTAATGCCTTTAGTACCTCGTTTCTAGTATTAAAAACATCTTGCAGAGTTTTACGCCTTAGATCTATGGCACGTATAGCAAGTCTAGTGTCAATATTTTTTACAGTTTTTGCTTGGGGTTCAAATGGAGGTATACCCACGACCTCTGAGAAAACACATAGTTGTTTTGGCACAATCTCTACCCCATTTGGTGCCTTTGTTGATTTAACAACGGTTCCAGTTATCGCTACTGTTGAATGTGGTTTCAACGAAGAGAGTTTTTCCATTACATCGTCTGGACATGAACCAGCTTTTGCCACCACTTGTATGTCACCTTTTTTGTCGTGTATTGTC
This genomic interval carries:
- a CDS encoding aspartate--tRNA(Asn) ligase, whose translation is MSVKTELGSLRRTHYSTELHNVIESQVTVMGWVFAIRGHGNISFVTIHDKKGDIQVVAKAGSCPDDVMEKLSSLKPHSTVAITGTVVKSTKAPNGVEIVPKQLCVFSEVVGIPPFEPQAKTVKNIDTRLAIRAIDLRRKTLQDVFNTRNEVLKALRSYFSKQDFVEVHTPKIIASATEGGSSLFSIFYYDKEAYLAQSPQMYKEQLTMSFEKVFEISPIFRAESSRTNKHLSEAISIDIEEAFVDYNDIMDRVGEMIHIARDAALKSKESLRAEFNVPNVPKTIPQYTYAKILEMMKNKGVTSEWGDDLYPSNLEKIHLEGFYFIKDWPLGPKPFYVKAGSDGKTSESFDLMYGDLELSSGSTRIEKSDDLRRRIMDKGLKVDSFDYHLSTYKYGVPPHAGCGIGLERLMMALTGTENIRDVAFYPRDVDRLTP